The genomic stretch ttcaaatttgactttAACTAACACAATAAATTAAGAAGGCAAAGGCAATTAATTTTCATACCTTCGAACTTTAGAGTACCAAAATTTTCATAGCTTTTAAAAAGAGTACCAAATCAATCATATGTAAATATGTACCTTATGACACTTTACACACATCTTGGGGCTTCACCCAAGGACCCACTTTGTACATGTGGGTCCAAGTCGGGTCAGTTCAGGCCCAAATAGGCCTcataaatcctaaaaataaaaatatgataaattaaaaatatatatatgaaaaggaGTCCGAATTCTTCAGGAATTTGTCTTAATTTGTGGCTAATAATACcacatatatatcaattaaataaataaataatagataagAGATCATGGGCCGTACAAGCCGAAAATGCATCCTCTAAAGGGCagattaatcaattaatttaatttgtagaaTTCTCTTGAATCATTAAAAAGCAATGCCAGGAGATGGCTGGTAAGCCAAAACAagcttatatttatttaatttggataatttttttggGCACATTAATTACCTTGAGTAGAGAATATAAATCATAGGCTAGAACAAATATTGTACAAAGCATCActgctttttatttttagaattattcATGTATTAAATATgggaaaaattaattacaatgaTTAGAATTACAGAGgtttatatgaaattaattaattatctctaCACGTATTGAAACCGAATTTAAAAATAGGTGACTTTGAGTAATTTTGTTATCATgagattaattaagttttttttttttaaatttgtcgAGCATATATGATGTATACAATGagggcttttttgatattttttaatatgtgtacgcatgattttttttatattttccaataGGTGTGTTTATTGATACGTGTGATGTGATCAGATATTTTTGCTGATACTACTGTCAGGAAGCAAAGCACAATTGTTTGTGCCTTGAGGTGTTTTTTGTTAGGCCCAGAGATTATTTcccattcaaattttaatacaaaaataaatatacatttttaagattttgaaaaccTAATTATTTACTCATAATtcagtttatattaaaaatttcagttaaaattaagataaaattattatttattaaaaaaattttaaaagttaacccTCAAATCCCTACCCAAATcacttttttcactttaaatttaaaaattttataatttttctctatccaaagtttttaagttttaaaaaataactattttaccctaaAATCCTTAGGTTTTCTTTCTCCTCTCTTCGGCTATGGGAACTATTTAAAAACGAGACCGAGAACCGACTGCCATCTCTGACAGCCGAAAAGACGTCTCTTCATTAACGTCTAAGAAGAGATGGAGACATCCGTTGTCCCTTGAGGTGTTTTTTGTTATGATCATTTTGGTGTCTCtgtttttattaaactaatCTATTTCCTTCTTGTGCTAAAATAGTGTCATAAAGGGTATATCAATTACTCGGTGAATCAAACACTTACTATGGTGTATTTCAGAAAGAAAATTGCATGGGTAACAGAGTTCCCTTTTGGGTACATAAAAGATCCTCAATATGTAGGGAGCATTTCAAGTCTTCTTGCATGTCTGTCTGGGATATTTGTTCATGATACATTTGGAAACGAAGGAAGACCCAGCCACTCGTGCGAAGCCTCTCTCATAATTAAAGAGTTGTAGTAGACTGACTAGTCATATGAAAGAATCACATGTGCAAATAATTTGCCCAAAATTCTCTTCAGGCGCTTTTGCTTTAAGTAGGGTACTTTTTGATCTTTGATTGTTTGCTTTTGTTGACAATTTTCTGTGTGAGTAGGCAATTTGTAATTACATTGACTCATTCTTTATTCATGTTAACTTTAGAATCATTTTTTCTCCATATGAtgctttttttaattagattcaCCATTTAGAAGAATGATTAACTGCTAGACTCCCATTTTTTCCCCTCTGTGATGCTATTCAAGCATGGTGTATGCTTGTTTTATATGCTTACTAACATTCTGCAAATAAgcttatttttcatctttcaatgTAACTTCTATAGGTGAAAGCTTTTGTGCTGGTTCACTATCATACTTTCTTAATTTCAATATACAATTGAAAGTAAgcagaaagaaaacaaaatgatatgaagtgaaaaaataacaattttctctgTTCAGGTTAGAGCTAGAGATTCATTAAAAATTTCCATTGCATTTATCACATCCTGAACTTCAATGTCTGCTAATATTCCTGTCTTAGATGGAACAATAGTGCACTTCTTCTCTTCTGCATTGGGAATAAATAGTCTTCCCTTCAGCTCAGAACTAAACAATGCAATGCTGTAAAAGAATGGCAACAAAGAGATGAGTTATAATTCTCTCTTTAGGGTAAATGCATGGCTTCATCAAAGggtaaatttattcataatcaaATGTGGAAGATGGACAAAGACAAAGggtaaatttattcataatcaaATGTGGAAGATGGACAAAGACTCTTTCTATAGAGAAGCTtatgataaatttatgaaaCATTGAGGGAGGCTTCTGATGATTTCTGGCAATTCTGAAAAAATCACAGGGACATGCTACCGAATtcgaaatcaatcaagtctaatttatcaaatagtATAAAGAAAACACAGAAGAACTGGGAACCAACCTTGGCTTTCCACGTGCATTCGCGAGTTGAAGAGCTGCTGTATTTGTAGCTATCACACCAGCTGAATCATTGATGAGAGCAGCCAGCTGAGGAAAATGAGTGTTTTAACATTAGAATTCTATGGCATCATTTTGTTCACATTTGgattttttctgttttcctttCACTTTGAAAAGATTATTGTCACACATCAAAAAGAGTCCAAGATCACAAACACACCTGTCCAGGGGTGGTGATGAACACAATATTCGTATCCTCATCAACAATTTCCTCTAcattttccctttctttctcaTGTGGAATCACAAAAAGTGGTGTAACTCTCCTGTTTCATGTTACATCAGAATTTCAAATTCCCTTTCATTGATTGGAATAGTTCCTTcggggaaaagaaaatcaattgtGTACCTTGTTCCCTCAGCTATTTCAGCCCATTTTTGTAGTTGGAGCAAGCTATCAGTATCTCCTCTAGACTGCATTGAGGCCTTTGAATCTGATTCTATCCCATGAATCACAACATATTTTCCTTTCTCCACACCTGCATTCTTATACTTCCCTGCTACAGCCTCCTTCAGTCTCCTTGAAAGCAAAACTCTCAGTGGGGGCACCGGTGTCCTTGGCACGCTGCGGAATGGTCTCCCTAACCAATCAACCATCTGCTGGTACCTAAATCAAGCCACCGAATTCAGAaactaaaatcttttaataGAATATCAAAGTCATGCAATGCTTTCTTTTGTCAATTGTATTGCAGAACTCACATGTTGTAGCCCCCTTCTGAAAGATTCATGCTCTCAGCAGTAAATGTTTGGGACAGAAGCAAGCCTGCTCCAGCTGCATTTACATTTGGGTATATATAGCTAACTCTATCCCGAGCGGTCGACATAAACAAGAAAGCTGCATGGCCAAGCCCCGCCAATTTTGTCGATAAGATCATGTCGTAGTACCTATTCTGCAAATGTGCATAACAATTCAACCCAAAATTGATCGCCTCTGTAAGTTGTAATATGCGCATTGTGAAGAGATTCTAGTTGCTAGTTTGAGATCTCATtgtaataaaatgatatttgattcCCTTTACAATACAATTATGCACACCTTAATTGCTCCGATCATGTTAGTGTACTCATCTGGTTCAGGCCAATCATCATCAGGATCATAAACATCAGCCCACCTCACATTCTTGTTCATCTCATAAGTTTGTTTCCCTCTGGCTGTTGTTATCACATCCACCTGAACTCCAGGATACCTTGTAAAATTAACCAAACACACAGTAATTAATTGACATTAAgatagttatataaataatgtgacACCCCGGCAGCTGTTATATTTGTGTGATGAAATTATGAGTTGAAATTAAGGGAGGATGCTCTCTAGGTCCCACTATAGAGGAAGCAATTTTTATTTACCTGTCCTTGAGCAATTGAATAACAGGAAAGAATAGCAAGTTTTCATAGACACCACCAGAGACAACACAGCAACATCTTCTAACATCGCCTCTGATTTTGAGAGGCAAAGAAGCAAGTTCAACAGTGTATCCCATTGGGAACTTCAAGAAGCCATAAGGGTTGTCAGGATTATCAGGTAGTCTAGGATCTTCCTCTTGCTTGCCATCTGCAAACAATGAGCCATACTCCATGTCAGGGTCCTCTCCATCATCAAAAAGGTCAAACCAAGGGTTTTTCTTGTTTGCTTGAGTGATATGAATAGGGAGAGAAGATGGTGATCTTTTGGAAAGGTAGCCTGGCTGAGTAAAGAATAAAGGTTTGGTGAAATGAGCTGATGGAAGTGAAAATGGGGATGAGAGAAATGGAAAAGTAGTAGTTTTAGGTAGTAATGAAGTTGGTGATGCCATTGgtattgagtttgagcttgttcTTGAAGCATACTTTAGTTGAATTTGTGCTGGATTTGTGGATGTTATCATGGTATCATGATTATGTGTGTGTGGAAGGAGGTTGGATAAGTGGGCCCTTCTATTCTCATTCTCATGCACTTTCTTTTTATCCCTTCTCATTTCCTTTCCTCAACTGTTCtcaaaacacataaatattGTTTGCTTGCAAGaggtttaaaagaaaatgagaaacaTAAATGAGAAGAAGTTGcctattaaaaatacatattctTGGAATCACTCCCTAAAATATAAACACATTTTGAGTCACATTATTAATacattgatatatatttgtgcttcaaattaaaagattgaTTTTCTAACTGactaaaactatgtatacacattttttagtgtataattaaatatataaatgatgtgtcattatataattgggtgattttaaattaagaataaaataacactcaatcacataatgacatatcatctgtgtatttaattatatactcaaaagtgcacataacattgctctttccaactatatatttcaattttctgTGAAACCTGTCTTCTTCATAAGAataagtttattataaaaatcaattggttgattttaaaaatgatattaaaactCATGGTTTCTGCAAGAACCTGCAAGTTTCATTTAGGCTTATTGTTTTGGCTATGTCTGTTGGATGAATCTCTTTGACATGGATGTGTTTATTGGGTGATCCAAATTGGAATGGATGCAAGTATGGACAGTGTAAACCCTAAATGACGCCTATTGTTTCCTACCAAAACATGGATTCTACAAGAAAGCAAACtttatttagggtttatatTAGATACACTGACTAGTTTGCTTAAATGTGAAATGAATCTTGCCTAAACACCTAATTAAAGCCAACATGGATTTGCTGTTTATTTGAGTTTAGGGTTTACTTTTCCTAGCTTATTTCTCTTTCTAGGTTGTGTAGAGAATGTCTAATGTGATACATGATTTGAGGAAAGTAGAGAATTCAAGATTGTACATAATGTCATAAAAAGGTAATATCAACTAGTGATATGGGAATGACTAACAAAGAAGGGGTTGTATATAAAGTCTAATGTAAACACTTTTAGACTTCATTAGTAACAAAAACCATTTAGAAGAGGGTTAATAacatagattatcaagataaatTTTCTTTGGGTACAATGGAtggttcaaattgaaattttttatatctaaatctTCTAATCATgcatattaaactaataaaaacttaagttaTTATTCGAGGataatataaaagattcaaATCCTGGCAAAAAAAACATAAGCttatattagttaatatgcATGATTAGCTAGAAGGCTTGGTTGTGTGAAGTTTCAACTTGAATTGCCCATTATATCCAAAacacatttatattaaaatatatattatgatcaTTTTTCTCAATGGTCTTGTtaatatcaaaaattcaaaggtgtttaaaaaatacacgtggataaaatatatttatcttattaatataattgtcaGATCTACATATTCAACAATATGTGGCCCCTCATTTTACGTCTACCATTCACATACTTAGTATAATCTCTTTTAACAAACTTTCTTATTTCATTAATTCTTGACTCTTTTTTTTACAAATCACATGAGATTCCACCTAAAACCTAAACCTTATTGACAATGTGTTTCCGACAAGATATcgaaaaaatatagtttgaatCTTATGTTTGAATCTAATCTAAAGTCAATAAACAAATTTGACTAAATTCTAAAAACTATGTACGCAAACCAAGCATCCTCAAACTACCTAGTCTAAACAACCAACTAGACAAATATCttgacaaaacaaataaatgatgAGTAGAAGAATAATACCCAACTTAGATGAGAAAACATGTCAATGTAGAGATAATGAATGAAAATGGATTATGTAGGGGCTTGTTTAGATTCAAtgggtttttttatttgtgtgaaAGAGTGAATATAGATAGTGCCAAGGGACtagaaaaaatgtaaaatgtactaattttaatttatgacttTCAGTAGtgctattaaatataatttctcataTTAATGTCAAAAGAGTggagaataatattttatagaattatattttttttataatttaaatacaatattataaaacaaataaataaataaagctgtatttgttttttttttttttaattttaggttttGGGTGAtgtcttgtgagagaaattatttgagtctataattttattaaactttgaatgTGCATTAATTTATTAGTGCATTCTTTTCCTCTCTCCTTCCTCAAGTCTTCTCAAACCATTCGATTATATCTTTTCTCATATCTATTTTcttctataaaaataataataataataataatcaattggttgattttaaaaagattaaaagacaattttatttttatctccgATAAAAACTTGACGAGAGAAAGGGAACAGATATGGTGAGAAAGAGACTATTAATGGGAGAAGTAGATGATTTTGGAAAGTCAATTAACAACTAAAAGGAGATGAAcatcaaagaagagaaaaaaaacttttaaaaaatgattactttttaaattttaaattaaaataaattattagatttttaaattaaaaaatataataaaattttaattttttaaatatttttaactaaataatatttttatccttaattttaataataaatttttaaaattttataaatgatattgcCAGAATTCGCTAAACCTTGAGTGAAGATAAATCTTATAGCCTTTTATAAATGATATGGAAGTTTTAgtaaaatctaatatttttaagcCCAACTACATGTTTCAGTTTGGGCTAACTTGTCTACTCATGTAGAGGGAcagttgaatattatttatattcaaatctaTATTCACCTCTCAATTGAACATCAAAAATTACTATTGGACTTTTCGTTTTTCTCTGCAATGTTTCTATTTACAAATTGCTCAGTATTTTCTGCGTCAACATTCTAACAATTAACTCTGAAATGCATAAACTTCAACTCTTCTTCTACTCTGACTTAATTGTAATTAACTTCACCACTTGTCCGCTGAATTATGCTGAAACATTCTTCCTGAAATTGCAGCAGCCAGAGCCGTTGTGAAATTCGGATCTTTTGTCAACGTAGACGCCATCTGCTCCACCAAAAACTTCTTCATTTCCGGTGCTTCAATTCTCGGCTTCACCACTCTGTCATTACCGCTTGACTTTGATTTTGCCAGATCGAACGAGATGGGGGAGCCATGGGGCGCCGACTTGGGCACTGAGCCCACCATGGTTCCGCCCCGGCTCGGCCCTGATGTTGAGTCTATTAGTGAAGGGTACGGATGGTTGTGCTCACCTTCATAAGTTGCAACCAATACAGATTGATCCTCAACACTTCTCTGAACCTGAACAAATTTACCAAATATCACTCAATAATCAAACTACGCAGCCCACACACAAATaggtatattattatgtgactgaatattacttttttttcttaattcaaaatcagttaattaCATATACATTTGGGTACAGATTGTTTTATAGTTATAATAATGAAACAGGCTTAAGATTTCAGCTAGATAAGGACCTTCTTTTTGACAGGGCAGCTTGGAGCAAAAGAGCATTTGAAGTAAGCTCTGGGAGAGGGGTTATCTCTTGTGACTTTTTGGCCATATTTTCTCCATTGATATCCATCTTTCACTACCTGTAACACATTCAAACTTCGATGATCAATCACATGAACCAacatttgaatctaattttgcgATAATTGATCAATATTTTATGCAAACTATGAATGGTTTTTGGGCTTACAAGTCCAGTATCGGAGGCGTCAGTCCTGTAATGGACTCTAGAAATCTTTGGCTTGATGGTTTCTTCTCTTGGTTTCTTGCAGGATTCTTCTTCAGTTGAGCTGCTTTCAGAGTTTCCAATGTTTccattattgttgttgttgttgttgttgttgttactGCTTTccgattttcttttctttgaagaACTAATCTCTTTCTCAGGATTTTTGCTCATATAATCCACCAATTGGCTCCGCAAAGCATTGTAGTTCTCACACATCACTGTTAACATTTCAGTCAACTTCTTGTTTTCTTCACTCAATCGGTTCAATTCCTCCACTAAAGCTAGACTCTGCAAATTAAAACACAACAAGATTAGCTTTATAATCAACACCAAAACTCTCCATTTTAAGAGATTTATACATATTGAACTTACCTCTTCTTTCACAGAAACCCTTGTTCCAAGCCCAGAAACATTGCTTGGCAACTCTTTCTTCTTTGGCGAGGGCGGCGGCTGTAAGTGAAGCTCATCGTTGAATAATTTCAGAGGCTTAGAATTAAGATCCAACGAGGTATTAACCCATGAAAAAGACTCCATaacctttctctttctcaaatTAAAACACTTGTTAAGATTCCCCTtgcaaaaataagataaatagaGCTAAAAGATAGATAGAGTTGCAGGGAGGAAACAAGGAGGAAGTGGAGATAGAGAGAGAGGGGTACGGGTTGAAGATAAGATAAATATACTAGCAAGGAGCTGCCAATGGCATGTGCTGGAATTGAAGGTTagatatagaaaaatattataaaagaatggGAAATGAGCACGAGTATTTATATAGTATTAGCTAGAGGAAAGTGGGTGATATGTCGGTTACTTTGGTTTGAAAATCCTTGCCAATTTGTCAAAGTCAAGCacgacaaaaaataaaaagagctaAGAAAGATGGGCCAGTTCCACTTGGTGAAGGATGATGAGTGAATTTCTTAATCaactaaaaaagttaaaaacttttgGAAGGGAGAAAGGAATGGAAGTTCAACGTGACCAGCTGCTTCTTCGtccatatattaatttatttctttatttgaataaataaatgtaagGATTACTTTTCGCCCACGTTTCATTTGAAGCATTTTCCACGTTACATCTTTCACCGTTATTTTGTCcaaagggattttttttttttctacaagcAGATTTTAaatgttggttttttttatacatgggtatatattttttatagataacAATTCGTTCCAAAAAATTGGGCCTTCAATCTACTTTTACTAGAATAAGGAATGCATTctttgataaagataaagacaGAGATGAagatttctaaaaattttcacaattgagaatgagaacaaaaacaaagattaatatatatttaactcGTTCTCTCTTTGGCATGCCCCTTATCtagtttattcttttttttttatatactgtttaaatccttatatattgaattatctaaattttgaatttttacatATATGACATGATATCTAAtacatattctattatttttttagtgggGATACGAAAGAAAACGTATGAAAAATTTTCCCAATGagaatagagagagaaaagagaaaaaaaattttaagttgaaagGAGATATAGATTTCTTATTATCCCCGTATTGGGGATGGGGACACAAAAAAGTTTTGCTTACGAGGATTGTCATCTCTAATGCTTTATAGtttgtattattaatagtgTCCTTTGTAGACTTCCCACTTTTCTAATGGGTTATATAGACTCGTGACTATTGTTGAGATTATTACTTTaaaattcagaattaaatactgaaaaattattttaaacaagAAAGTTATTTATcagtatttttttatgaaaaatattggtctttacaaaaagaaaaacaaacttgaaatgTAGTCATAATacaatatcatataaaaaagaaattgaaaacattttaaatgaagtGTTCAAATTGAATCTTGCTATTCAATGATGCAAATCTATTgactaatatttcttttaaagtgatttcaaaaattaataaaactgataaaacattaaaatttttaaaataaaaatctaaagttgagtttttattatatttgtaaaattttgacttatctaatataataattatagatttaattacTATACTTAAAGTCtccaattataatatatatatatatatatatatttaaatttaattgtatgATTATACTATTTTAATACACTTGTAGGTAGTGTAGATGTAAAGTGTATTTATATCCCAATTGAAATTGTGTTCAAATGGATATGATAAATAGTCAACATGAATTGGTGTGACTTTAGGAAGAGATGACAGGAACAAGCCATCCTTAGGTGTGAAACACATCCACAGCCGCATTCGCGTTGGAGAgcactaaattttttttgtcctctttgacaatatataaaacaagcactttaatataatataaaaaataataatttaatttgacagTAATTAATTCAagtatgataaaaaaaaaaaaaagtcttaaaagttattttttcattctcagttatcaataaaattatgggatatttttttatgatataaatatataaataatatattatttatatatttaaattgtatactaaaaatttatacac from Mangifera indica cultivar Alphonso chromosome 6, CATAS_Mindica_2.1, whole genome shotgun sequence encodes the following:
- the LOC123218397 gene encoding probable WRKY transcription factor 40 gives rise to the protein MESFSWVNTSLDLNSKPLKLFNDELHLQPPPSPKKKELPSNVSGLGTRVSVKEESLALVEELNRLSEENKKLTEMLTVMCENYNALRSQLVDYMSKNPEKEISSSKKRKSESSNNNNNNNNNNGNIGNSESSSTEEESCKKPREETIKPKISRVHYRTDASDTGLVVKDGYQWRKYGQKVTRDNPSPRAYFKCSFAPSCPVKKKVQRSVEDQSVLVATYEGEHNHPYPSLIDSTSGPSRGGTMVGSVPKSAPHGSPISFDLAKSKSSGNDRVVKPRIEAPEMKKFLVEQMASTLTKDPNFTTALAAAISGRMFQHNSADKW
- the LOC123218489 gene encoding photosynthetic NDH subunit of subcomplex B 1, chloroplastic-like, whose amino-acid sequence is MITSTNPAQIQLKYASRTSSNSIPMASPTSLLPKTTTFPFLSSPFSLPSAHFTKPLFFTQPGYLSKRSPSSLPIHITQANKKNPWFDLFDDGEDPDMEYGSLFADGKQEEDPRLPDNPDNPYGFLKFPMGYTVELASLPLKIRGDVRRCCCVVSGGVYENLLFFPVIQLLKDRYPGVQVDVITTARGKQTYEMNKNVRWADVYDPDDDWPEPDEYTNMIGAIKNRYYDMILSTKLAGLGHAAFLFMSTARDRVSYIYPNVNAAGAGLLLSQTFTAESMNLSEGGYNMYQQMVDWLGRPFRSVPRTPVPPLRVLLSRRLKEAVAGKYKNAGVEKGKYVVIHGIESDSKASMQSRGDTDSLLQLQKWAEIAEGTRRVTPLFVIPHEKERENVEEIVDEDTNIVFITTPGQLAALINDSAGVIATNTAALQLANARGKPSIALFSSELKGRLFIPNAEEKKCTIVPSKTGILADIEVQDVINAMEIFNESLALT